A region from the Sandaracinus amylolyticus genome encodes:
- a CDS encoding ATP-binding protein, which produces MLDTSTQPGRVVVAREAKDVSLARIAASRIDLGRFLTLAVRLADALDALHGRGVMHLRLHAEDVRVHGGDVVDLGTPFPPPPHRGPVAWRPWPSRQWPYLSPEQTGRLAVEIDQRSDLYSLGIILFELLTGRRPFSAADLPGWIHAHVAIPAPPPHLLVPAVPETLSRIVLRLLAKAPEDRYQSASGLQHDLMRCLESHRTRGVVEVFEPGRADRPPLPRLTAMLHGRDDELQRISAALERTSLEERPRVVIVSGPTGSGKSALVDRARRVAMLHGALFAAGKCDAGAEREPLRAAFQALDGLVAAALESNAWTHDELRARLDEALGLHAPMLVSRLPDLAQLLGERTPPAEAPAREAERRFLGTLARYLGVLATEAHPLVLFLDDLHWADAGTLKVLEHVATAPEAHHLLIIAAYRTIERAPTSPVESVGTRLRERGVDTMSIALRPLSQDAVARWIGDVLRRRPDEVGELAVTVHERTGGNPLFVAQFLDSLYAESLIRYDDAKKGWQWDLDAIRAKPYSDDVADLIASRIATLSPRTRDVLRRFAVQGASVDLATLSIVLRCSESELLPQLAEAISARLVARIGDEVRFLHDRVHQTAYELTPHAERLALHLETGRALLAKTPPDKVGTRIFEIVRHFDLAAPLLRDPEERAQAAYLDLLAGRTARASNDGRAAIAFLVRGIELLGEDPWEQRYALAFELQLSLARSRFLIGELGAAEELCVALTKRARTRVDLAAVHTLLAEPRLVRGAMGEATATCLEGLRALDVDLPAHPTDGEVDAEYDALLEALGPDPTRAILSLSRDVPVSDEARATQELLVALITPASYHDWNLVWLAACRGLAVAMREGVTSSSLGAFAAFALGLAVRRRRYADAFSIAEGTYRIAQRPEHAMHRARASFAFTALISYLQLPLRRCVELMRRELAAATVSGDLTYASFHAKHIADFRLVAGDPLDEIAADASEALELADRSGAPSVVTSMRSRLRMIDLVRGGTAVVPREPLVASGREVDQFHRVFHELVARFLRGDHEGAAIAGARARARLGAVLGFVLVPECRFYAALADTSMLDGPKDREHDEELGDGDGPTRVPVAVREDLDVLEALAGSQAETFGPRAALVAAEIARVEGRELDAERGYEDAVRGARAAGILHVEAIACEVAARFHRRRGLDTIADAYLVQAHDLYELWGARAKAHALAITIPALARRDERMRECPDVSGVLKASQAVTGALLLPDLHARLLEVAVESAGAQRGCLALVTPGGLLLAAARGHGASAFGELDRPIRAASLPLSVCDAAVRTRRAVMISDASGPHRYTFDPYFTAGQRRSVLCLPILRDDRATAILYLENDLVPGAFSASQLAVLDVLASQAAVSLENARLYSGLRQENAERRAAEARLQEREALLHAIFDNSTALITVKDLDGRFTLANRRFAEMVGLEPAQVVGKTDAHLFAESVAEAMRALDRRVVREDRVLESDDVIPHADGVHQYITERCPLRDENGAITAICTISTDVTSRQRSHEMLQRSMSLVEAALESTADGILVVDTEGRIVRFNRRFISMWRVPEDVLTARDDHRALKHVHDQLVAPEEFMARVRELYRSPEASGLETIRFKDGRVFERYSQPQRLNGEIVGRVWSFRDVTQRVQAQEQRDRLLAEEQRARTAAEAAVRMRDEFLSVASHELRTPLTSLQLAVQSLELRFQLSGMVEPDALMRVITVSKRQIRRLASLVTLLLDVSRFREGRLQLTLGEVDLHTVVNEVATLLGDELARSGSSLQVSAASDIGGPPVIGRWDALRIEQVVTNLMTNAIKFGRGEPIEITIERQDERAILKVRDRGIGIPREVKERLFAPFQRGVSSRHYGGLGLGLFITRVIVEAHGGCISLESEPDQGATFTVELPLAGPPREETSE; this is translated from the coding sequence TTGCTGGACACCAGCACCCAGCCCGGACGCGTCGTGGTCGCCCGCGAGGCGAAGGACGTGTCGCTCGCGCGCATCGCGGCCTCGCGCATCGATCTCGGTCGCTTCCTGACGCTCGCGGTGAGGCTCGCGGACGCGCTCGACGCGCTGCACGGACGCGGCGTGATGCACCTGCGGCTCCACGCCGAAGACGTGCGCGTGCACGGCGGCGACGTGGTGGATCTCGGCACGCCCTTCCCGCCGCCGCCGCACCGCGGGCCGGTGGCGTGGCGCCCGTGGCCCTCGCGCCAGTGGCCGTATCTCTCGCCCGAGCAGACGGGGCGGCTCGCGGTCGAGATCGATCAGCGCAGCGATCTCTACTCGCTCGGGATCATCCTCTTCGAGCTCCTCACCGGGCGCCGCCCGTTCTCGGCCGCCGATCTTCCGGGCTGGATCCACGCACACGTCGCGATCCCCGCGCCGCCGCCGCACCTCTTGGTGCCGGCGGTGCCCGAGACGCTGTCGCGCATCGTGCTGCGCCTGCTCGCGAAGGCGCCCGAGGATCGCTATCAGAGCGCGTCCGGGCTGCAGCACGATCTGATGCGCTGCCTCGAGAGCCACCGGACGCGCGGCGTCGTCGAGGTGTTCGAGCCGGGGCGCGCGGATCGCCCTCCGCTCCCGCGCCTCACCGCGATGCTGCACGGGCGCGACGACGAGCTGCAGCGCATCTCGGCCGCGCTCGAGCGCACGTCGCTCGAGGAGCGCCCGCGCGTCGTGATCGTCTCGGGGCCCACCGGCTCGGGCAAGAGCGCGCTCGTCGATCGCGCGCGGCGCGTCGCGATGCTGCACGGCGCGCTCTTCGCGGCGGGCAAGTGCGACGCGGGCGCGGAGCGCGAGCCGCTGCGCGCCGCGTTCCAGGCGCTCGACGGATTGGTCGCCGCCGCGCTCGAGTCCAACGCGTGGACCCACGACGAGCTGCGTGCGCGCCTCGACGAGGCGCTCGGGCTCCACGCCCCGATGTTGGTCTCGCGCCTGCCCGATCTCGCGCAGCTCCTCGGCGAGCGCACCCCTCCCGCCGAGGCGCCCGCGCGCGAGGCCGAGCGCCGCTTCCTCGGCACGCTCGCGCGCTACCTCGGCGTGCTCGCCACCGAGGCCCATCCCCTCGTCCTGTTCCTCGACGATCTCCATTGGGCCGACGCCGGCACCCTCAAGGTCCTGGAGCACGTCGCGACCGCGCCCGAGGCTCACCACCTGCTGATCATCGCGGCGTACCGCACGATCGAGCGCGCCCCGACGAGCCCGGTGGAGTCGGTGGGCACGCGCCTGCGCGAGCGCGGCGTCGACACGATGTCGATCGCGCTGCGCCCGCTCTCGCAGGACGCGGTCGCGCGCTGGATCGGCGACGTGCTGCGGCGCAGGCCCGACGAGGTCGGCGAGCTCGCGGTCACGGTGCACGAGCGCACCGGCGGCAATCCGCTCTTCGTCGCGCAGTTCCTCGACTCGCTCTACGCCGAGAGCCTGATCCGCTACGACGACGCGAAGAAGGGCTGGCAGTGGGATCTCGATGCGATCCGCGCCAAGCCCTACTCCGACGACGTCGCGGATCTGATCGCCTCGCGCATCGCAACGCTCTCGCCGCGCACCCGCGACGTGCTGCGGCGCTTCGCGGTGCAGGGCGCGTCGGTCGATCTCGCGACCCTGTCGATCGTGCTGCGCTGCTCGGAGAGCGAGCTGCTCCCGCAGCTCGCGGAGGCGATCTCGGCGCGCCTCGTCGCGCGCATCGGCGACGAAGTGCGCTTCCTGCACGATCGCGTGCACCAGACGGCGTACGAGCTCACGCCGCACGCCGAGCGGCTCGCGCTGCACCTCGAGACCGGTCGCGCGCTGCTCGCGAAGACGCCGCCCGACAAGGTGGGCACGCGCATCTTCGAGATCGTGCGGCACTTCGATCTCGCGGCGCCGCTGCTGCGCGATCCCGAGGAGCGCGCGCAGGCCGCGTACCTCGATCTGCTCGCGGGGCGCACGGCGCGCGCGTCGAACGACGGGCGCGCGGCGATCGCGTTCCTGGTGCGCGGCATCGAGCTCCTCGGCGAGGATCCTTGGGAGCAGCGGTACGCGCTCGCGTTCGAGCTCCAGCTCTCGCTCGCGCGCTCGCGCTTCCTCATCGGCGAGCTCGGCGCGGCGGAGGAGCTCTGCGTCGCGCTCACGAAGCGCGCGCGGACGCGCGTCGATCTCGCGGCGGTGCACACGCTGCTCGCCGAGCCGCGCCTGGTGCGCGGCGCGATGGGCGAGGCCACCGCGACCTGCCTCGAGGGCCTGCGCGCCCTCGACGTGGATCTGCCGGCGCATCCGACCGATGGCGAGGTCGACGCCGAGTACGACGCGCTGCTCGAGGCGCTCGGTCCCGATCCGACGCGCGCGATCCTGTCGCTCTCGCGCGACGTGCCGGTGAGCGACGAGGCGCGCGCGACGCAGGAGCTGCTCGTCGCGCTGATCACGCCTGCGAGCTACCACGACTGGAACCTCGTCTGGCTCGCGGCCTGTCGCGGCCTCGCGGTGGCGATGCGCGAGGGCGTGACGTCGAGCTCGCTCGGCGCGTTCGCGGCGTTCGCGCTCGGCCTCGCGGTGCGGCGGCGGCGCTACGCGGACGCGTTCTCGATCGCCGAGGGCACGTACCGGATCGCGCAGCGGCCCGAGCACGCGATGCATCGCGCGCGGGCGAGCTTCGCGTTCACCGCGCTGATCTCGTACCTGCAGCTCCCGCTGCGGCGCTGCGTCGAGCTCATGCGGCGCGAGCTCGCGGCCGCGACGGTGAGCGGCGATCTCACCTACGCGAGCTTCCACGCCAAGCACATCGCGGACTTCCGCCTGGTCGCGGGAGATCCCCTCGACGAGATCGCAGCCGACGCGAGCGAGGCGCTCGAGCTCGCGGATCGCTCCGGCGCGCCTTCGGTCGTCACGTCGATGCGCAGCCGCCTGCGCATGATCGATCTCGTGCGCGGAGGCACCGCGGTCGTGCCGCGCGAGCCGCTGGTCGCGAGCGGGCGCGAGGTCGACCAGTTCCACCGCGTCTTCCACGAGCTCGTCGCCCGGTTCCTCCGTGGTGATCACGAGGGCGCGGCGATCGCCGGGGCGCGCGCGCGCGCACGGCTCGGCGCGGTGCTCGGCTTCGTGCTCGTGCCCGAGTGCCGCTTCTACGCCGCGCTCGCCGACACATCGATGCTGGACGGCCCCAAGGATCGCGAGCACGACGAGGAGCTCGGCGACGGCGATGGACCGACCCGCGTGCCGGTCGCGGTGCGCGAGGATCTCGACGTGCTCGAGGCGCTCGCGGGGAGCCAGGCCGAGACGTTCGGGCCGCGCGCCGCGCTGGTCGCGGCCGAGATCGCGCGCGTCGAAGGGCGCGAGCTCGACGCGGAGCGCGGCTACGAGGACGCCGTACGAGGCGCGCGTGCCGCCGGCATCCTCCACGTCGAGGCGATCGCGTGCGAGGTCGCCGCGCGCTTCCACCGGCGCCGAGGGCTCGACACGATCGCGGACGCGTACCTCGTGCAGGCCCACGATCTCTACGAGCTCTGGGGCGCGCGCGCGAAGGCGCACGCGCTCGCGATCACGATCCCCGCGCTCGCGCGGCGCGACGAGCGCATGCGCGAGTGCCCCGACGTCTCGGGCGTGCTCAAGGCGTCGCAGGCGGTCACCGGCGCGCTCCTGCTGCCCGACCTCCACGCGCGGCTCCTCGAGGTCGCGGTCGAGAGCGCGGGCGCGCAGCGCGGGTGCCTCGCGCTCGTGACGCCCGGCGGGCTGCTCCTCGCAGCGGCGCGTGGTCACGGCGCGAGCGCGTTCGGCGAGCTCGATCGACCGATCCGCGCCGCGAGCCTGCCGCTCTCGGTGTGCGACGCCGCGGTCCGCACCCGACGCGCGGTGATGATCTCCGACGCGTCGGGCCCGCACCGCTACACGTTCGACCCCTACTTCACCGCGGGGCAGCGGCGCAGCGTGCTGTGCCTGCCGATCCTCCGCGACGATCGCGCCACCGCGATCCTCTATCTCGAGAACGACCTCGTCCCCGGCGCGTTCTCGGCCTCGCAGCTCGCGGTGCTCGACGTGCTCGCGTCGCAGGCCGCGGTCTCGCTCGAGAACGCGCGGCTCTACTCCGGGCTGCGCCAGGAGAACGCGGAGCGCCGCGCCGCCGAGGCGCGCCTCCAGGAGCGCGAGGCGCTGCTGCACGCGATCTTCGACAACTCGACCGCGCTGATCACCGTCAAGGATCTCGACGGGCGCTTCACGCTCGCGAACCGCCGCTTCGCGGAGATGGTCGGGCTCGAGCCCGCGCAGGTCGTCGGCAAGACCGACGCGCACCTCTTCGCGGAGTCCGTCGCCGAGGCGATGCGCGCGCTCGATCGACGCGTGGTGCGCGAGGATCGCGTGCTCGAGTCCGACGACGTGATCCCCCACGCGGACGGCGTGCACCAGTACATCACCGAGCGCTGTCCGCTGCGCGACGAGAACGGCGCGATCACCGCGATCTGCACCATCTCGACCGACGTCACGTCGCGCCAGCGATCCCACGAGATGCTCCAGCGCTCGATGTCGCTCGTGGAAGCCGCGCTCGAGTCCACGGCCGACGGCATCCTCGTGGTCGACACCGAGGGGCGCATCGTGCGCTTCAACCGGCGCTTCATCTCCATGTGGCGGGTGCCCGAGGACGTCCTCACCGCGCGCGACGATCACCGCGCGCTGAAGCACGTGCACGATCAGCTCGTCGCGCCCGAGGAGTTCATGGCGCGGGTGCGCGAGCTCTACCGCAGCCCCGAGGCCAGCGGGCTCGAGACGATCCGCTTCAAGGACGGTCGCGTGTTCGAGCGCTACTCGCAGCCGCAGCGCCTCAACGGCGAGATCGTCGGGCGCGTGTGGAGCTTCCGCGACGTCACGCAGCGCGTGCAGGCGCAGGAGCAGCGCGACCGGCTCCTCGCCGAGGAGCAGCGCGCCCGCACCGCCGCCGAGGCCGCGGTGCGCATGCGCGACGAGTTCCTCTCGGTCGCGTCGCACGAGCTGCGCACGCCGCTCACGAGCCTCCAGCTCGCGGTGCAGAGCCTCGAGCTGCGCTTCCAGCTGTCCGGCATGGTCGAGCCCGACGCGCTCATGCGCGTGATCACCGTCAGCAAGCGCCAGATCCGGCGTCTCGCCTCGCTCGTGACGCTGCTGCTCGACGTCTCGCGGTTCCGCGAAGGGCGCCTGCAGCTCACGCTCGGCGAGGTGGATCTCCACACGGTGGTGAACGAGGTCGCGACACTCCTCGGCGACGAGCTCGCGCGCTCGGGCAGCTCGCTCCAGGTCTCGGCGGCGAGCGACATCGGAGGCCCGCCGGTGATCGGCCGCTGGGACGCGCTGCGGATCGAGCAGGTGGTCACGAACCTGATGACCAACGCGATCAAGTTCGGCCGCGGCGAGCCGATCGAGATCACGATCGAGCGCCAGGACGAGCGCGCGATCCTCAAGGTGCGCGACCGTGGCATCGGCATCCCGCGCGAGGTGAAGGAGCGGCTCTTCGCCCCGTTCCAGCGCGGTGTGTCGTCACGCCACTACGGCGGCCTCGGCCTCGGCCTGTTCATCACCCGTGTGATCGTCGAGGCGCACGGCGGGTGCATCTCGCTGGAGAGCGAGCCCGATCAGGGCGCCACGTTCACCGTCGAGCTGCCGCTCGCCGGTCCCCCTCGCGAGGAAACCTCCGAATGA
- a CDS encoding response regulator: MSQCKVCIVDDDDDIREAMRLALELHGLEVIEASDGEEALSRLHGSHCGLVLLDLMMPGMNGWEFRAKQRADPELASIPVLVLSGARDVESHARELGASAWVQKPIELDHLIVEVDRLCKDGRAERAG, translated from the coding sequence ATGAGCCAGTGCAAGGTCTGCATCGTCGACGACGACGACGACATCCGCGAGGCCATGCGCCTCGCGCTCGAGCTCCACGGTCTCGAGGTGATCGAAGCGAGCGACGGCGAGGAGGCGCTCTCGCGCTTGCACGGATCGCACTGCGGGCTGGTGCTGCTCGACCTGATGATGCCCGGCATGAACGGCTGGGAGTTCCGCGCGAAGCAGCGCGCCGACCCCGAGCTGGCGAGCATCCCGGTGCTCGTGCTCTCGGGCGCGCGCGACGTGGAGAGCCACGCGCGCGAGCTCGGCGCATCGGCGTGGGTGCAGAAGCCGATCGAGCTCGACCACCTGATCGTCGAGGTGGATCGGCTCTGCAAGGACGGCCGCGCGGAGCGCGCTGGCTAA
- a CDS encoding CASTOR/POLLUX-related putative ion channel has protein sequence MAIERGFRAKLRYRANEFIGGGAGKQLLFLAVLTAALVIGFTTVGLVLGLGVEDGFAGGFVERAYEVSWFYFGRVIDSGTFTGDSGIGNRAISTVASILGVIVAGLLISALAGNFQQALEDIRKTGAPVMEDGHFLVLGWSEKIYSVIDQLAEAYAPKGRITVVVMAERDKVEMEEKLYDKVQYQHRVKLVVRSGSSVVLNDLAKVSFDRTQAIVVLVDDADVDDPDKADARIMKTLMAIFNHPDARGRTDGLRVTAEVMQSHNQELAIIASNHRARVVKTNEMISKIILQTARISGLSLVYDELLRFEGNEIHFKKIPPVVGRRFGDILLDFPNGMVVGVAKANGSGHTLNPPADHVIGPDEELLILAEDASVQHKPYAGPLSLASMPVLQSNAQKRVEHMLVLGWNPKIHPMIKEFDDYVAPGSTLTLVNNLPEDERATEIAEKVGEVSTVQLRHLVGQFTSRHLMDQLGPQNYPLVMVLGDQVEGTSAEDADTRAIIALLLLRDARRRSGLAPNQRVCSEILDPKNRELAATTQINDIVISNEMVSMVLAQITYEPRVQAVLEDLLRSEGSEVYVKPIELYAPPGQPVSIEYLMLAAKARGELMMGVQIYEDAPEKKYGLVLNPMNRQAPFMPKPGDRVVVLAEEDG, from the coding sequence ATGGCGATCGAGCGAGGGTTCCGGGCGAAGCTCCGCTACCGGGCGAACGAGTTCATCGGCGGAGGCGCCGGCAAGCAGCTGCTCTTCCTCGCGGTGTTGACCGCCGCGCTGGTGATCGGGTTCACGACCGTCGGCCTGGTGCTCGGGCTCGGGGTCGAGGACGGGTTCGCCGGCGGCTTCGTCGAGCGCGCGTACGAGGTCAGCTGGTTCTACTTCGGCCGCGTGATCGACTCGGGCACGTTCACCGGCGACAGCGGCATCGGCAACCGCGCGATCTCGACGGTCGCGTCGATCCTCGGCGTCATCGTCGCGGGCCTCCTGATCTCCGCGCTCGCCGGCAACTTCCAGCAGGCGCTCGAGGACATCCGCAAGACCGGCGCGCCGGTGATGGAGGACGGGCACTTCCTCGTGCTCGGCTGGAGCGAGAAGATCTACTCCGTCATCGATCAGCTCGCCGAGGCCTACGCGCCCAAGGGCCGCATCACCGTCGTCGTGATGGCCGAGCGCGACAAGGTCGAGATGGAGGAGAAGCTCTACGACAAGGTGCAGTACCAGCACCGCGTGAAGCTCGTCGTCCGCTCCGGCTCGAGCGTCGTGCTGAACGATCTCGCGAAGGTCAGCTTCGATCGCACGCAGGCGATCGTCGTGCTGGTCGACGACGCCGACGTCGACGATCCCGACAAGGCGGACGCGCGGATCATGAAGACGCTGATGGCGATCTTCAATCATCCCGACGCGCGCGGGCGCACCGACGGCCTGCGCGTGACCGCCGAGGTGATGCAGTCGCACAACCAGGAGCTCGCGATCATCGCGAGCAACCACCGCGCGCGCGTCGTGAAGACGAACGAGATGATCTCGAAGATCATCCTGCAGACGGCGCGCATCAGCGGCCTCTCGCTGGTCTACGACGAGCTGCTGCGCTTCGAGGGCAACGAGATCCACTTCAAGAAGATCCCGCCGGTGGTGGGGCGCCGGTTCGGCGACATCCTGCTCGACTTCCCGAACGGCATGGTCGTCGGCGTCGCGAAGGCGAACGGCTCGGGTCACACGCTGAACCCGCCGGCCGATCACGTGATCGGGCCCGACGAGGAGCTGCTGATCCTCGCAGAGGACGCGTCGGTCCAGCACAAGCCGTACGCCGGACCGCTCTCGCTCGCGTCGATGCCGGTGCTCCAGTCGAACGCGCAGAAGCGCGTCGAGCACATGCTCGTGCTCGGGTGGAACCCGAAGATCCACCCGATGATCAAGGAGTTCGACGACTACGTCGCGCCCGGCTCGACGCTGACGCTGGTGAACAACCTCCCGGAGGACGAGCGCGCCACCGAGATCGCCGAGAAGGTCGGCGAGGTGAGCACGGTGCAGCTGCGACACCTCGTCGGTCAGTTCACGAGCCGGCACCTGATGGATCAGCTCGGCCCGCAGAACTACCCGCTCGTGATGGTGCTCGGCGATCAGGTCGAGGGCACGAGCGCGGAGGACGCGGACACGCGCGCGATCATCGCGCTGCTCCTCCTGCGCGATGCGCGCCGTCGCTCGGGGCTCGCGCCGAACCAGCGCGTGTGCAGCGAGATCCTCGATCCCAAGAACCGCGAGCTCGCGGCGACCACGCAGATCAACGACATCGTGATCTCGAACGAGATGGTCTCGATGGTGCTCGCGCAGATCACGTACGAGCCGCGCGTGCAGGCGGTGCTCGAGGACCTGCTGCGCAGCGAGGGCAGCGAGGTCTACGTCAAGCCGATCGAGCTCTACGCGCCGCCCGGGCAGCCGGTGTCGATCGAGTACCTGATGCTCGCGGCCAAGGCGCGCGGCGAGCTGATGATGGGCGTCCAGATCTACGAGGACGCGCCCGAGAAGAAGTACGGGCTCGTGCTGAA